From Primulina huaijiensis isolate GDHJ02 chromosome 15, ASM1229523v2, whole genome shotgun sequence, one genomic window encodes:
- the LOC140959033 gene encoding protein PAF1 homolog yields the protein MASYRPFHPPSQSAFVPPPPPPHPNQNPLQSSAAPPPSLGGNQYSQNWGPYSSSEGSNCSQNYSLSNPSSNYQHSGYGSSSTQHHFNPPSRNQMPPPPQQQPFQYHPPPPPPPESSSYPALPPLPPHPTPAPPMYYPPSSQHSHFNQPQLLQPPPPPPLPSSPPPPPPPSQPLSPPPLPSGIPPAGTNRENRHGHSGAPFKQDHKPPVPPNAKKLSDPQGSGRVETEEERRLRKRKEYEKQKQEEKHKQHMRETQNKLLQKTQILAPGGKGHGSISGSHMGDRRSTPLLSGDRIENRLKKPTTFLCKMKFRNELPDPSAKIKLLPLKRDPDRYCRYQITSLEKNWKPQLHIEPDLGIPLDLLDLSVYNPPKGPRIPLDPEDEELLRDDEPITPIKLDGLKKKERPTDKGVSWLVKTQYISPLSIESTKQSLSEKQAKELRESRGRNLMDNLNSRERQIHDIVGSFEACRTPPVHAVNPKLKPLKVLPLFPYFERYDDQFVVANFDSAPTADSEIYSKLSAAIREEHESRAIMKSYVASSKDAGKSDKFLAYMVPSIDELEKDVYDEEEDISYSWVREYHWDVLGENVQDPSTYLVVFGESDAKYLPLPTKLVLRKKRAKDGKSSEEVEHFPVPKSVTIRRRSTVAAMELRDEGDIVGSKASTLPSRNKRGNAGRLHRVVQDTDGDHFSGVEDDLSE from the exons ATGGCTTCTTACAGGCCGTTCCATCCGCCGTCCCAGTCGGCATTTGTTCCACCGCCGCCGCCTCCACATCCAAATCAAAACCCGCTGCAGTCTTCAGCAGCTCCACCACCGTCACTTGGTGGAAATCAGTACTCTCAGAATTGGGGTCCTTACAGCAGCAGTGAGGGTTCAAATTGCAGTCAGAATTATTCTCTATCGAACCCTAGCTCAAATTACCAACATTCAGGGTATGGATCTTCATCAACACAACATCATTTTAACCCTCCCTCCCGAAACCAGATGCCACCGCCACCGCAACAACAGCCATTTCAATATCatcctccaccaccaccgccgCCAGAATCTTCTTCTTACCCTGCTCTGCCCCCATTGCCACCACATCCTACCCCAGCTCCTCCAATGTACTACCCCCCATCTTCTCAGCACTCTCATTTCAATCAACCTCAGCTTTTGCAGCCACCGCCTCCCCCACCTCTTCCGTCCTCTCCTCCTCCGCCTCCACCTCCATCGCAGCCCTTATCGCCTCCTCCATTACCTTCTGGAATTCCCCCTGCAGGAACGAACAGGGAGAATAGGCATGGGCATTCTGGGGCTCCATTTAAGCAAGACCACAAGCCCCCAGTACCGCCAAATGCAAAAAAATTGAGCGATCCTCAGGGTTCAGGTAGGGTTGAGACAGAGGAGGAAAGAAGGTTGAGGAAAAGGAAGGAGTATGAAAAGCAAAAGCAAGAGGAGAAACACAAGCAGCATATGAGGGAGACTCAGAATAAATTGCTGCAGAAGACCCAAATATTGGCCCCTGGGGGAAAGGGCCATGGGTCAATCAGTGGATCACATATGGGCGACAGGAGGAGCACTCCCTTGTTAAGTGGTGACCGAATTGAAAACCGACTGAAGAAACCAACAACATTTCTCTGCAAGATGAA GTTTCGTAATGAACTGCCAGATCCATCAGCTAAGATTAAGCTTCTGCCTTTGAAAAGGGATCCAGATCG ATACTGTAGATATCAGATTACATCTTTGGAGAAAAATTGGAAGCCTCAGCTTCACATTGAACCAGACCTTGGGATACCGCTCGACCTTCTTGATCTGAGCGTATACAA TCCTCCCAAAGGTCCAAGAATACCCCTTGATCCAGAGGATGAGGAATTGTTGCGTGATGATGAACCTATAACCCCAATTAAGTTAGATGGCCTTAAAAAGAAAGAGAGGCCTACTGACAAAGGTGTTTCTTGGTTGGTCAAAACTCAGTATATATCTCCGCTCAGCATCGAATCAACAAAGCAG TCTCTGTCTGAAAAACAAGCAAAGGAATTGCGAGAATCTCGAGGGAGAAACCTGATGGACAATCTCAATAGTCG GGAAAGGCAAATCCATGATATTGTGGGTTCATTTGAAGCGTGCAGGACTCCCCCTGTTCATGCAGTGAATCCCAAACTAAAACCATTAAAAGTTCTTCCTCTTTTTCCATATTTTGAGAG GTATGATGACCAGTTTGTGGTTGCAAATTTCGATAGCGCCCCAACAGCTGATTCAGAAATCTACAGCAAATTAAGTGCAGCAATTCGTGAGGAGCATGAATCTAGA GCTATTATGAAAAGTTATGTTGCTTCAAGCAAGGATGCAGGGAAATCCGATAAATTTTTGGCATATATGGTCCCATCAATTGATGAG CTCGAGAAGGATGTgtatgatgaagaagaagatatcTCATATTCATGGGTCCGGGAGTATCACTGGGAT GTACTAGGCGAAAATGTCCAGGATCCCTCAACTTATCTTGTGGTGTTTGGAGAATCAGATGCCAAATACTTG CCGCTTCCTACAAAGCTTGTTCTTAGGAAAAAGAGAGCGAAAGATGGAAAGTCAAGCGAGGAGGTGGAGCATTTTCCTGTGCCGAAATCTGTGACCATAAGGAGGAGATCAACTGTTGCTGCCATGGAATTGAGAGACGAAGGG GACATTGTAGGTTCAAAGGCCAGTACTTTACCTTCGAGAAACAAAAGGGGCAATGCTGGTCGTCTGCATAGGGTCGTGCAGGACACAGATGGTGATCATTTTAGCGGAGTTGAGGATGACTTGTCTGAGTAG